Proteins encoded in a region of the Geobacillus genomosp. 3 genome:
- the rsmG gene encoding 16S rRNA (guanine(527)-N(7))-methyltransferase RsmG has protein sequence MEATQFQAMLEERGISLSSQAFAQFERYYELLVEWNEKMNLTAITDKPGVYVKHFFDSVSPAFYYDFSKPFSLCDVGAGAGFPSIPLKICFPHLRVSIVDSLQKRIRFLQHLAAELGLHDIALYHDRAETFARQKEMRESFDIVTARAVARMPVLAELCLPLVKIGGTFIAMKAASASEELKEGKKAIAVLGGEVKAAETFTLPFEEGERTIIFVRKAKKTPAQYPRKPGTPSKQPIQ, from the coding sequence ATGGAGGCGACACAATTTCAAGCCATGCTCGAAGAGAGGGGAATTTCCCTCTCTTCCCAGGCGTTTGCGCAGTTCGAGCGCTACTATGAACTGCTCGTCGAATGGAACGAGAAGATGAATTTGACCGCCATTACGGACAAGCCCGGCGTGTATGTAAAACATTTTTTTGATTCGGTTTCCCCGGCCTTTTATTACGATTTTTCCAAGCCGTTCTCGCTTTGTGACGTCGGCGCCGGGGCAGGATTCCCGAGCATCCCGCTTAAAATTTGCTTTCCGCACTTGCGCGTTTCAATCGTCGACTCGCTGCAAAAGCGCATCCGCTTTTTGCAGCATCTTGCCGCAGAACTAGGGCTTCACGATATTGCCCTTTATCACGACCGTGCGGAGACGTTTGCCCGCCAAAAAGAGATGCGTGAATCGTTCGACATCGTTACAGCGAGGGCGGTGGCGCGCATGCCGGTGCTTGCCGAACTTTGCCTTCCGCTTGTGAAAATCGGCGGTACATTCATCGCGATGAAAGCCGCTTCGGCGTCCGAAGAGTTGAAAGAGGGGAAAAAGGCGATCGCTGTGCTCGGCGGGGAAGTGAAAGCAGCGGAAACGTTCACGCTGCCGTTTGAGGAAGGGGAACGGACGATTATTTTCGTCCGCAAAGCGAAAAAGACGCCGGCTCAATATCCGCGCAAACCGGGAACGCCAAGCAAACAGCCGATTCAGTAA